ACGATCAACCCACGGACGCGCCCCCCCGCCGCGGCGGCCATCGCCATCGATAGGGCGCCTTTTACGGGACGCATTGTGCCGTCGAGGGCGAGCTCGCCGACGACGGCGTACTGAGCAAGAAGTTCCGAAGCGATTTGCCCGCTCGCGGCGAGGAGGCCCAGAGCGACCGGCAAGTCAAACGATGCCGCTTGCTTAGGGAGCTCGGCCGGGGGACGAACCCGTTAGGAAAGCATTGTTTTTTCGGGCAAATCGCGAGCTAATCCAGGCGATTCAGGGCTGCCCGTGGCGAGAGTCGATCGGGAAGGCCGTGGAGGCTCGGAAGGCTGCCGCTAGGCGGCGGCGAGAGGCGAAGAGCCACTAAGATTGGTGAGACGTGACAAGCTGGCGACTTGAACGCCATCGATGTAACGGAATCCCTGCGGGGGCTGGAAGCCTTGCCATATCTCTCTGAGACGTGGCAGCCCGATGGGCTTTGCGAAGGGCTGAATTCGATCAAGATGCAATCCAGTTCCCTTGCTCAGCCCATCAAAGTAGTCGCGAAAATCTGACCGCGAAACAGCGGCAGACTCTTTCGCTATTTTCCATAGCGAATCAAGCGACGTATGAGTTACTGAACTGATCCACGCGGAAGCGACAAGTTCCATGCGTGGTGACGTGGCGTAAATGAGCGCCGGCCCTTCGCTGATCCGTGGTTTTCGCCGCCTGAGTTCGATTGACTTCTCGCCAGCAAGGATGGCGTCAACGTACTTCGGGTGTATCGAAAGCCAAAGCATATATTTCTGCGAATGCTTCGCCCCGAATTTTGACGGGACTCTGAAGTTGAGTTCTCACGCCGTGAGCCCTCAGCACGGGCTGAAACTTACTCAAGGGGATTGGTCCTACTGGCTCCGAATCATCGAAGCGAAACGCCATGATTTCCTTGTTCAAATCCCCCGATGCCGTTTTTAATACGTCCTGCCAGTCGTACACGCCAAGTCGTCGAAATCGTTGGAATAAGTGCTTCGGTGTACCCTTAGCCAATTCCACGACCCGCGAGCAAGCTCTGATCGACATAGAACCAGTGTACGTTTGACTACTGCTAACGTACCAGAGAACGCGACTGGGGCAAGTGATAATTCCTGGCCTCGCGGCACGATAGTAGGCGGACTCGGGATTCAGAGCGAGGTCAACGTCTGCGCCAAACAATCCATCGCTAGCTAAGCCCTCATCGAACAAGTGTTCAGCGAAGCTAGGGCGAATAGGCACGATGAAACAAGGTAAGGCTGAATCAACGATCTTGGCAGGCCATATCAGGTGTTCAGCAATAGACGCTGTACTAGGGCACGTCGCGGCCTGCCCTAAGGCTTCCCGCAATTGGTCGATGCTTGCGCCAGTCAATGGAATAAGCTCCGACGCCTGCGCCGCGCTCAGTAAGCCGGACAGGACAATCTTTGCGTGCCCTTGATCGACTGGTAGGAACCCAATTGACGCGCAAGCCGCTTCAACTCCGTCAGCTACTTCCGATTCAGGCAAGAATACGGAGCTAGCGTTCTCTAAAATAGCCCGACGAACAATTCCGGTCAGTAAATAGCGCAAAAGCGTACCGGCCTGCCTGTTTTGCCGTACTCTCAGCAGCGGTATCGCAAGCTGATTGCTTCGCTTCTCAAGTACATAGAACGCAAGAGTTTCGCCCTGAGCGTTTGCTAGGCTGTGGCATTCGTACAGCTTAGGGTTCGCAAGATAACAATTCAGCCTTGAGGTCAAATTCCGTTGCGACTCTTGGCCACGGCTGATTGATTGAACCAGTCCTTGTTCAAGTTGGCTTATGCGCGTCTGTGATATTTGCTTTGTGCCAGCGACATATCGTCGCTGGTATTGCTTCTCTTGCAAGAGCGTGTCCACTCGCCCAATCAGTTCTGACGGTCGAACAATCGAAAGCCCGCACGCATCAAATACAGCCTGCGATTGATCTAGTAACGGCTGGTCGCGAGTTACAAACACGTTCGCGCCGCTTGCCGATGCTCTGACTAAGTGGCGAAAGTCAGATTCATCTTGCGGCGTTGGGAGCTTTGGAAACAGCGGCTTCAGGACCGCTTCCGCTTGGTGGTAATCTTCCGGCGTACACCGGAGTAGCTTGAATTGACTTGCTTCCGCGCGGCGTTGTAGCCGTGTAGCCTCATCATTGCTGCGGCCTAAATCGTTCAGCAGTTCGGCGGTGTAGCAAAGGGCAACGGTTTCGTGGAGCCAATCCGCCATGAGGCCGCTTGTTTCGTCGTTTCGATCTTCCATGAGGTCAAGGAAGATGTTTGCGTCAATGGCGGCATCAAGCGAGTCTGAATCCGATGGCTGGTCGAACAAGTCTGGCGTGCCAAAGTCCAACCACCAATGAATCAGCGTACTACCCTTGGATGCACGTCCGGCACTTTCGCGGATACGGGCAAATCCCAGCCGTGGCCAAGTTGCGCTAACATCGAAGTCTTGTCGGCATTTCAGCAGAATTCCCCTTCGATCCTTTGCAAGACTTCGCAGCTGGTCTAACAGAGCATGGGTCACGCCTTGTTGGCGAGCATTCGCATCAACGCAAAGGTGGACGATTACCGCTTTGCTATGATTGAGGCGATACAAGAGATAGCCAGCAAACTTTCCCCTAACTATTGCAACCAAAATTCGGCGAGAGTGCGCGTAATCGTGGAAGGCATCATCGGGAAAGAATCCCAGAGTATCGCTATGCTGACGCCATAGCGATTTGACCTCTGTCAATCGCGGGGAGGAAGCGTCAATTTGCTCAACTTTAACTGTACTCATATTCGCCAATAGCATACCAGCGGACTGCGGTTCACAGTAGACTATCAGATATGATTCGCGCGCTCATCCTATTGTTGCTGTTCGTCTCGCCAGCCCATGCGTGGAACGCGCTTGGACACAAGGTGATTGCCGATATTGCTTGGCAGCAGCTAAGTGAGGACCAGAGAAGCGAGATAGTCAGAACGCTTCGGCGTCATCCACGCTTTGATGAGGACTTCGCGAAGCAAGGTGACATTGGCGATGATCGCTGGATATTTCAGCAAGCCGCCGTCTGGCCAGATATCGCTCGCGGCAAAGCCGGCTTCGATATGCCGACCTGGCACTACGTCAATATCGCCATTGGACGTGAGAGAGGCTTTAATTTCGTTCCGAAGCCTGTCGGCAAAGCCGAAGAGTGGAACATCATTCAAGCCATCGCGTACTGCCGCAAGGTAATCGCGAGCGATGCCCCGCCAAGTCAAAAGGCGCTTGCGTATAGTTGGCTGTTTCACTTGGTTGGCGACTTGCATCAGCCAATGCACTCAACTGCGCTCTTCTCGGAGCGGTTTCCCGATGGCGACCGTGGCGGCAACTCGATACCGCTAGTACAGGGCGACAACTTGCATTCGCTCTGGGATAACTTGCTAGGGCGACAGCATCGCGCCAACGACGTAAAGCGTGAGATTGCCGAACTCAAGGCGCGCCTTGAGTTATGGAAGGTTGAGCCGGGCGACGTTGGATTATGGCTACAGGAAAGCCACAAGCTCGCGAAAGAATTCGCTTACTGTCCTGAGATACTTGAAGCAACTCGACAGCCGGGCGAGTTGCCCAAGATTCGACTGCCGGCGTCTTATCTTAAGGCAAGCGGCGAGCATGCGCGCCACCGCGTGGTTGCGGCAGGACTACGGCTCGGTGTGTTACTTGGAGGGAGCGCGGAGCCTGTTGAGGCTGAAGCGAAGCCAGTTCCCGAATTTGACTTTGCGGCGGCAGCAAAGCCGACGCCACGGCCAATGTCATTGACGCCAGCCCGGTCCGAGTTAACGCACTGGCTAAACACTAACGGCAATGTCCGGCACAATTCTGGCTGCCGATGGTATCACAACACCAAGAACGGGCGCGCGTGTGCGGCCAGCGACGGGAAAGCATGTGGCCAGTGCGGCGGCTAAGTCGATCGAACTTACTCTCTATAAACAAAGCTGCTTGGCAGAACTTCTCTTATGCCGCTCGATACAGAAATAGTGAAAGCCGAAATTGCGAGATTCTACCTGGAATCAAGGGACTTCAACGGTATCCCGTTCGGTGAACTGTTGCGGCGTACAGACTCCAGTGCCGAACAACTTACTGGAGTGTTACAGGAACTTATCCGGAATGAAATCGTCGGACTTCTCGGGCTGGAGGGCGGTAATTCGCACATCGTACTGTTAGGCTTTTCTGACGTTGATACTCAGATAGGCTCATTGGCGTGTGCAGATGCGAATCATACTTGTCTCTATCTTCGGCGACCCTATTTGAATGAATACGTGCCGCCTGATCTATATGCAACCTTGCCATACAAAAGGGCAATGGCGTTGGGTGAGCCCCAGCTTTCGTTCCGGTCGTTTGATTTGCACGTACTTGAAGACTATAGAAACGATCCGCGATACAGGTATCGAAACTTTGACTTATCGGGCGACATTTGCATACGCGATGAGTTCTTCGAGTGTGAGCAAGTAGCAGAAGCAGACAAAATACTCTTGAGTACGTTCGGTTTTTCGTTTGATCAAGACATGAATCGGGCCGTAGCTGTGTTTCTCCGCTATCTTGCAGATTTAAGTGCTGAGCACCAACGGATGTGGCACGCGCGGGAGCTTAACGGGGAATATGCGTTGCATCCTGACTACTTCGAATCGAAGATAATGGGTTCTTGGGACACTGGGGTGTCTGCGTGTGACGCGATTCTGGCAGAAATGCGGTTAATAAACAAAATGGCAGCTGCTATGGGACGTGAGCCACTCTTCACTGAATCATTCGGTGAATACGGTGAGCGAAAGCCAGCAGAGTTTGCGTTCTTGCTACGGCCGACAAATCACGAATACCAATCGTTTATACTCGTTCTCGACCGAATGCTTTCCGACAACTTGAATCGTCGATTTTTCGCAAATGATGTTCCCTATGAAAGGGAAATCGTTCAGGCAGATGGCCGAATACGAGTTGAGCAGAAAGGAACGCTAGCGATTCTTGACGAATGGTTGCGCGCGCACTTTGAAGTCGAGAATTGGAATCCGTGGGATACTGCAATCGCCACGTTGCGTGAAGTACGAAGGCTACGCCAAGGCCCAGCACATCGCCTAGACGACAATCACTTCGATACTTCAATTTTCACGCAACAGCAAGCATTGCTTGAGCGAGTGTACTCCGCTGTAAGAGCGCTCAGAATACTCTTATCGCACGATGAGATGGTACTGTCGGCTGATATCGCCATCGATAGATTCTTGGTTACTGGCGACAAAATCAGATTCCAGTGAGGTGGGCAAATGTCATCTGTAGACTACGTGTGGGAGAAGGTCGCTGTCGCCATTACGGCATTGTGCCAAGGCGACGGAACCTTTGAAGAAAGGCTATTTAATGCCTGGGTGCCCGCATTAATGGTTCTCAACTCCAACGATGGGAGCGCTGAGATTGCGGAGGAATTGAATGTGCTTCTGATGGTTGGTAATAGATACATAAGCGAAGGGCGAATGCTTCCAATACCCGATACCGATCGATTTCTCATCGTGGACAAGCTGATTAACCTATTGATTGAAACAACGCGACTAACTTCCACTGAATCCGATTCCCCTTGAGAATGAGGCGACGGCCGTATTTTCTGCGCACGATTCTGGGCAAATAAGAGCCGCTATACCATTGCCATTTATTTGCTCGTTGCAGTCTCAAAATTAGATCCACCCATCCATTATTTCGGCGAATTTGCCGCTCAACTCACGTCGCTAATAGTCTGTAGATAGTGGGCCTGGATAGGCCCACGCTGCGAGCGATGCGAGCGATTGGCGTGGCCTCACGGTGTAGCCGCCGCACTGTCTTCACTTGATCTTCGGTCACGGTCAGCCGTCGCCCTGGCTGGCTGCCTCCCCAGCTCTTGCCCTTTTCCCTGGCAGCAGCAATGCCGGCCCTCTGCCGCTCACTACGTACCTCTGTCTCGTAAGCGGCGACCGAGGCAAGGACGTTGGCCATCAGGCGACCTGCGGGCGTCTCCAGGTCAAGCGCATCCTTCAGGCTGTAGAGTCCCACCTTGCGGGCAATGAGGTCGGCAAATAGCGCGGTCAATCCGGCCGCCGTGCGGCCAAGGCGGTCGAGTCGCCAAACTACGATGCGGCTAACCTTAGAGAACGTCTATCAGCGCGGCAATTTGCTTGTGCGCGTGTCCCGCGCCACTCCGCCGCCGCCGAAGATCGAACGTGACGCCGATGCGCCTCGTATCGAGGTACTCTCATCGGCAGCCCTTCGCGAGGTTCTTGCAAAGGCTGCATACTTTGAGCGGCTCGACATGCGAGCGAATGAGTGGAAGCGCTGCCACGTCCCACCTTGGGTGGTGAGCGCCATCGACTCGCGCAATCAATGGCCAGTCCCGACGCTGGAGGCTGTCAGCGAAGTTCCCATGTTGCGTGCTGACGGTACCGTAATCGATCGTCCCGGCTTCGATATCGAAAGTGGCGTGTACTTCGCTCCTACCACTGACTTCCCTGTTGTTTGCAATGTAAAGGAAGCGCGAGATTCCCTGCTTGATCTAGTCACCGATTTCCCATTTGCGGGTGATGCCAATCGGTCCGCATGGTTCGCGAGTACGCTCACTCCATTGGCGCGACTTGCGCTCAAAGGCTGTGCGCCTTTGAATTTATTCGATGCGAATGCGCCTGGGTCGGGCAAAACACTGCTAGCAAAAGCGACTTCCATCATCGCGACTGGTCGGTCGATGGCGGTTACGACGGCCCCCGAGAATGATGGCGAATGGCGCAAGCGAGTTACGGCGATTGCCCTGGAGGGCGAGCCATGCGTGTTGCTCGACAATATTCACGGCGAACTTCGGTCGGCCGCATTTGATGCTGCACTTACAGCGACAGAATGGAGCGATCGCATTTTGGGCGTCTCCAAGACGGTAAAGCTCCCGTTGAGGGTGACATTCTTCGCAACAGGCAACAACGTGATTCTGGGCCGCGACACTCGCCGCCGCACCAACTATTGTCGGCTGGAGTCGCGAGAGGAAAACCCCGAGCATCGCACAGGATTTAAGCACACGGATTTGCTTACATTCGTTCACGCCAGTCGCGGCTACCTCACCGCGTGTGCGCTCGCCATCCTGAGAGGCTATTGCGAGGCGGGTCGGCCAAAGCAATGCGCGCCGCTGGGTAGCTTTGAGAGCTGGTCAGAGTTGGTGCGCTCCGCGACTATATGGTGCGGCCTGCCCGATCCAATCGCAACTCAGTCGGACTTGCAGGCCGCGGACTCTGACACAACTTTACTGCAAGCCTTGCTCGCCGGATGGCGGGAACTCGGCGACGGCACTGGCTTCACGGCTGCCGAAGCAATTGAGGCGGTCGAGTACCATCCTGACAAATTTCATACGTTGCGAGCCGCTCTGGCGGACATCGACGGCCGCGGCGGCAAGCGACAAGCGTTGGGACAAGCTTTGTACAAATATCGTGGACGGGTTTGCGGCGGATTGTGCTTCACGCGCGCCGAGCGAGGCAAGGTAAGCGTATGGCAAGTGGAGGCGGCATGAACATCCAATCAAGCGGTGACCGATTCGATATCGTTCGGCTAACCCGCCAGCAGCTAGAACGCATCTTGTACGCGCTCGACTACGACGCCCTTGAAGTTGCAGCAGTGTTCCGGCCCGTCTCCGATATAGACGTGGTCTATCACCCCGAGCGTACTAATAAACCGTATTCGATCGGCCGGGTGCAATGTGATGAATATCGCGCACTCGAAAAGTTGACTGAAGCTCACGGCGAGCGTACCGCCAAAGTTCTGATGGCGTTCGCCCGAATCGAAGGTAGAGCCCTCGCTCATGCCGAACGATTGAAACACGAACGTTGACTGTCAGGCAGCCAGCATTCGGGCCGCCGTCGTCGCGCCTTGTCTTCTCGAAGGCGGCGGCCAACCAACTTGCTCCGCGACTGCCTTCGGTTGCGTTGTAGCATCTCGGCGCGCGTCAGGCATCCTGGCGCGCGCCGCTCTTACAGTTCGCGGCGAGAGTAACATACTCGCCGCTATACGTCGGGGACTCCGACGCGCCCGCGCAAAGATGGCGCGGACGATCGGCGAGCGACTCGTTGTCTAGCTCGCCGAATCCGTTCACAACAGGGCATCTAATGAAACCTCCAAGACTTTGGTGGGCAATGAAAACAGGACCGGAGCGGCAACGACTTAAGGCCGAAGATGGAAAGCGTCGCGGCTTCGATGACGACGCCAATCGACTTCTCGTCAAGCTCTGCGCCAAGTTCCGGCTTAGGTACGACGATCGCATCCGAGCGAGGATGGACGACGACAAGCTCGTTCTCTACCGCGGCAAGCTTGAATTCTCGTTGTCGCTAAGCCTCTACGACGCCTTCTACCTCACGACAGTTAGCAAGATTCTCTTGCGAGACTAAGTCACCTTCATCCCTTGACTCTGAAAGGTCACCAGCATGCTTGACCCCCGACTGACAAACATTGTTAAACGTCGCGAAGGCCATTATGAATGGCTCGCGCACAGATCGGTAAAATTTCACTTTAGCAACGCCTTCAGTGAAGGCCTTGTCATCCAGCGCCTGAACGGAATTCTCGACAAGCTCGACAAGATCAATGGCGCGCCCATCCCCGACAGGACTCTTATTTGGGGCTTTCGTGGCCGCTTGGACGACATACCTGCCGTGGACAAAGTCGTCACGCTTGGCACTTCTAATGCCGTCGAAAGTGGTGACGAACGCAATCCTCATCTTCTCGCGCTCGAAGCTTACGACGCTCAATTCGGCCAACCCAAATCGCAGCGAGACGAGATTCTTGAGGAGGCAGCGGCATGGCAGGCCAAGAAAGATGCCGAAGCCGCTCGCGTGAGAATGGAGTCCGATCCCGCTTGGCGCAACCGTCACACGACCGCGGGCGAGAGTTACTTACTTGCGCACTACACCGCGGTCCCCGAATCAGAGTACCAACTGGCAGAGGCGCGACTCATTGCAGTCAACGATCCGGTTGCATTCTCGCAAGCGGACAAAGCGTTCAAGCAGCGAGCGGCAGGCCTCGCTAGACAATGCGCAGGCTGTTCTCAGCAACGGAGCGGCGGGGCGGCAAAAGACGGAAGCTCTTGGCGGCGTCGTCGATCGCATTGTTTGCCACTTCTCTAAGACGGAAACCAAGGCTGGAACGAACCACGGGCGGAGCGTTATGGAAAGTGTCGAAATCCACGCGATTTCAGGGGAAAAGTCATGCTTTCCCAACGGGATCGTCCTGGCGCCAAGTTGATGACAATGCGGTTGGCCGGGAGGACAAAGCCGCTGTTCACGAGGGCCCGTTCGATGCGGTGGATGCTCTCCTTCACCGCCTGCTCGGGGAGGCCGACGAGGACCGTCTTCGGCAACGCCGCGGGCGAGACGTCGACCTCGACCTCTACGGGGAGGGCG
This sequence is a window from Lacipirellula parvula. Protein-coding genes within it:
- a CDS encoding magnesium chelatase domain-containing protein; the encoded protein is MLAKLHTFSLLGIDALPVEVEVDVSPAALPKTVLVGLPEQAVKESIHRIERALVNSGFVLPANRIVINLAPGRSRWESMTFPLKSRGFRHFP
- a CDS encoding AAA family ATPase; translated protein: MPLDTEIVKAEIARFYLESRDFNGIPFGELLRRTDSSAEQLTGVLQELIRNEIVGLLGLEGGNSHIVLLGFSDVDTQIGSLACADANHTCLYLRRPYLNEYVPPDLYATLPYKRAMALGEPQLSFRSFDLHVLEDYRNDPRYRYRNFDLSGDICIRDEFFECEQVAEADKILLSTFGFSFDQDMNRAVAVFLRYLADLSAEHQRMWHARELNGEYALHPDYFESKIMGSWDTGVSACDAILAEMRLINKMAAAMGREPLFTESFGEYGERKPAEFAFLLRPTNHEYQSFILVLDRMLSDNLNRRFFANDVPYEREIVQADGRIRVEQKGTLAILDEWLRAHFEVENWNPWDTAIATLREVRRLRQGPAHRLDDNHFDTSIFTQQQALLERVYSAVRALRILLSHDEMVLSADIAIDRFLVTGDKIRFQ
- a CDS encoding ASCH domain-containing protein — translated: MLWLSIHPKYVDAILAGEKSIELRRRKPRISEGPALIYATSPRMELVASAWISSVTHTSLDSLWKIAKESAAVSRSDFRDYFDGLSKGTGLHLDRIQPFAKPIGLPRLREIWQGFQPPQGFRYIDGVQVASLSRLTNLSGSSPLAAA
- a CDS encoding S1/P1 nuclease, whose translation is MIRALILLLLFVSPAHAWNALGHKVIADIAWQQLSEDQRSEIVRTLRRHPRFDEDFAKQGDIGDDRWIFQQAAVWPDIARGKAGFDMPTWHYVNIAIGRERGFNFVPKPVGKAEEWNIIQAIAYCRKVIASDAPPSQKALAYSWLFHLVGDLHQPMHSTALFSERFPDGDRGGNSIPLVQGDNLHSLWDNLLGRQHRANDVKREIAELKARLELWKVEPGDVGLWLQESHKLAKEFAYCPEILEATRQPGELPKIRLPASYLKASGEHARHRVVAAGLRLGVLLGGSAEPVEAEAKPVPEFDFAAAAKPTPRPMSLTPARSELTHWLNTNGNVRHNSGCRWYHNTKNGRACAASDGKACGQCGG
- a CDS encoding ATP-binding protein, which encodes MRLTLENVYQRGNLLVRVSRATPPPPKIERDADAPRIEVLSSAALREVLAKAAYFERLDMRANEWKRCHVPPWVVSAIDSRNQWPVPTLEAVSEVPMLRADGTVIDRPGFDIESGVYFAPTTDFPVVCNVKEARDSLLDLVTDFPFAGDANRSAWFASTLTPLARLALKGCAPLNLFDANAPGSGKTLLAKATSIIATGRSMAVTTAPENDGEWRKRVTAIALEGEPCVLLDNIHGELRSAAFDAALTATEWSDRILGVSKTVKLPLRVTFFATGNNVILGRDTRRRTNYCRLESREENPEHRTGFKHTDLLTFVHASRGYLTACALAILRGYCEAGRPKQCAPLGSFESWSELVRSATIWCGLPDPIATQSDLQAADSDTTLLQALLAGWRELGDGTGFTAAEAIEAVEYHPDKFHTLRAALADIDGRGGKRQALGQALYKYRGRVCGGLCFTRAERGKVSVWQVEAA
- a CDS encoding recombinase family protein is translated as MTALFADLIARKVGLYSLKDALDLETPAGRLMANVLASVAAYETEVRSERQRAGIAAAREKGKSWGGSQPGRRLTVTEDQVKTVRRLHREATPIARIARSVGLSRPTIYRLLAT
- a CDS encoding GNAT family N-acetyltransferase, coding for MSTVKVEQIDASSPRLTEVKSLWRQHSDTLGFFPDDAFHDYAHSRRILVAIVRGKFAGYLLYRLNHSKAVIVHLCVDANARQQGVTHALLDQLRSLAKDRRGILLKCRQDFDVSATWPRLGFARIRESAGRASKGSTLIHWWLDFGTPDLFDQPSDSDSLDAAIDANIFLDLMEDRNDETSGLMADWLHETVALCYTAELLNDLGRSNDEATRLQRRAEASQFKLLRCTPEDYHQAEAVLKPLFPKLPTPQDESDFRHLVRASASGANVFVTRDQPLLDQSQAVFDACGLSIVRPSELIGRVDTLLQEKQYQRRYVAGTKQISQTRISQLEQGLVQSISRGQESQRNLTSRLNCYLANPKLYECHSLANAQGETLAFYVLEKRSNQLAIPLLRVRQNRQAGTLLRYLLTGIVRRAILENASSVFLPESEVADGVEAACASIGFLPVDQGHAKIVLSGLLSAAQASELIPLTGASIDQLREALGQAATCPSTASIAEHLIWPAKIVDSALPCFIVPIRPSFAEHLFDEGLASDGLFGADVDLALNPESAYYRAARPGIITCPSRVLWYVSSSQTYTGSMSIRACSRVVELAKGTPKHLFQRFRRLGVYDWQDVLKTASGDLNKEIMAFRFDDSEPVGPIPLSKFQPVLRAHGVRTQLQSPVKIRGEAFAEIYALAFDTPEVR